In Myxococcales bacterium, the following proteins share a genomic window:
- a CDS encoding alpha/beta fold hydrolase, translating to MSGYQTALWVVAVGLAIWAMLWLHLRFWVRRLSVSLPYALEERLRTPDGAHIELRRLLPNEPSAGLPPVLVVHGVGANHRNNDLLADLSLARHLAERGRDVWLLTLRSGVAGRSLSETRRVRFGAMAHHDLPLAVAEVCERTHSEQVDYIGFSMGGMLLYAALGRTLPFERVRRVAIVGSPAVVRSPIPLRVPAFIGRLPEVLFPTLRLRLAARAGAFASEWVRTPAHHFVFNPTNVAKGVSRISLVNVIEDIPGPLNREFAAWAASATGEITLDGEPVLERLAGASAPAIFFAGSNDRLAPPAAVQRAFDAWGAETGVEKRWVLLGVAAGATADYGHGDLAVGARAVEEIFGPLADFLGHPGVAAERGQA from the coding sequence ATGTCGGGCTACCAGACCGCACTCTGGGTTGTCGCCGTGGGGCTCGCAATCTGGGCGATGCTCTGGCTGCACCTCAGGTTCTGGGTGCGGCGGCTCTCCGTCAGCCTGCCCTACGCGCTCGAGGAGCGCCTCCGAACCCCCGACGGCGCCCACATCGAGCTCCGGCGTCTGCTCCCGAACGAACCGTCGGCCGGATTGCCGCCCGTGCTGGTCGTGCACGGGGTCGGGGCCAACCATCGCAACAACGATCTGCTCGCCGATCTGTCGCTCGCGCGGCACCTGGCCGAGCGCGGGCGCGACGTCTGGCTCCTGACGCTGCGCAGCGGCGTCGCTGGGCGGTCGCTGAGTGAGACCCGGCGGGTGCGTTTTGGTGCGATGGCTCACCATGACCTCCCGCTTGCCGTCGCAGAGGTCTGCGAGCGCACACACTCCGAGCAGGTCGACTACATCGGGTTTTCGATGGGGGGCATGCTGCTCTACGCCGCGCTCGGTCGAACTCTGCCGTTCGAGCGCGTGCGGCGTGTGGCCATCGTCGGCTCCCCGGCGGTCGTGCGCTCGCCGATTCCGCTGCGCGTGCCCGCATTCATCGGGCGGCTACCGGAGGTGCTGTTCCCGACCTTGCGGCTGCGCTTGGCGGCCCGCGCCGGCGCATTCGCGTCGGAGTGGGTGCGGACGCCGGCGCACCATTTCGTGTTCAATCCCACCAACGTCGCGAAGGGTGTTTCCCGCATCTCGCTGGTCAACGTCATCGAGGACATCCCGGGCCCGCTCAACCGGGAGTTCGCCGCCTGGGCGGCGTCGGCAACGGGCGAGATCACGCTCGACGGTGAGCCGGTGCTCGAGCGCTTGGCTGGCGCGTCCGCCCCCGCGATCTTCTTTGCCGGCAGCAACGATCGCCTGGCGCCGCCGGCCGCGGTGCAGAGAGCCTTTGATGCCTGGGGTGCCGAGACCGGCGTGGAAAAGCGCTGGGTGTTGCTGGGCGTCGCTGCGGGCGCCACCGCGGATTACGGCCACGGCGATCTGGCCGTCGGAGCCCGCGCGGTCGAGGAGATCTTCGGCCCCTTGGCGGATTTCCTGGGTCATCCTGGCGTGGCAGCCGAGCGAGGTCAGGCGTGA